A window from Cryobacterium sp. PAMC25264 encodes these proteins:
- a CDS encoding ABC transporter ATP-binding protein has product MTTSTAEQHPPHLAPTAARPNTLRTLLRLYPFAKSALPRIGLGMLSALLASLVALAIPQVLQQLVDGALSQGDTAPIWPAVLTVLALGVLEAVMIALRRWFVLVPGTHIESRMRNALYARLQDLPVTFHDRWPSGQLLSRAISDLNMIRRWISFGLVLLVVNFLTILAGVVILVSMNWILGLIFLVCSIPIWIYGYVFEEKYSVIARRSQDQSGDLATAVEESVHGIRVLKAFGRGSFALKSFANQAEELRGTEIEKARAIAGIWLWLLLVPDVAFALCLVSGVWLTSQGQLSVGELVAFFATATVLRFPVESIGFLLSMTFDTRTATDRFFDILDTPNTITDPPRPVTITAPRGRLAFENVHFRYADSPERFPDLLDGVDLVLEPGETMALVGLTGSGKSTLTALTTRLYDVTDGSVTLDGVDVRALRREELRRHIAMAFEDATLFSASVRDNVLLGRPEFDERSPEADAVLAEALDIAQAGFVHDLPDGVDTLVGEEGMSLSGGQRQRVALARAVAAAPAVLVLDDPLSALDVNTESLVEAALRRVLVKTTALIVAHRPSTVMLADRVALLENGRVTAVGRHSELLVSSPHYKFVISSLEDEERRESNRTGESL; this is encoded by the coding sequence ATGACCACCTCCACAGCAGAACAGCATCCGCCCCACCTCGCGCCCACGGCCGCCCGTCCCAACACCCTCCGCACGCTGCTGCGGCTGTACCCGTTCGCCAAGTCCGCACTGCCGCGAATCGGGCTGGGCATGCTGTCCGCGCTGCTCGCCTCACTGGTGGCCCTGGCCATCCCGCAGGTGCTGCAGCAGCTCGTCGACGGCGCCCTCAGCCAGGGCGACACCGCCCCGATCTGGCCCGCCGTGCTCACGGTGCTGGCCCTCGGCGTGCTCGAGGCCGTCATGATCGCGCTGCGCCGCTGGTTCGTGCTGGTGCCAGGCACCCACATCGAATCCCGGATGCGCAACGCTCTCTACGCTCGGCTGCAGGACCTGCCCGTGACCTTCCACGACCGCTGGCCGAGCGGGCAGCTGCTCTCACGCGCGATCAGCGACCTCAACATGATCCGCCGCTGGATCTCGTTCGGCCTGGTGCTGCTGGTGGTGAACTTCCTCACCATCCTCGCCGGCGTCGTGATCCTCGTGTCGATGAACTGGATCCTCGGCCTGATCTTCCTCGTCTGCTCGATCCCGATCTGGATCTACGGGTACGTCTTCGAGGAGAAGTACTCGGTGATCGCCAGGCGCAGCCAGGACCAGTCCGGCGACCTCGCGACCGCCGTGGAGGAGTCGGTGCACGGCATCCGGGTGCTCAAGGCCTTCGGCCGCGGCAGCTTCGCGCTCAAGAGCTTCGCCAACCAGGCCGAAGAACTGCGCGGCACCGAGATCGAGAAGGCCCGCGCCATCGCCGGCATCTGGCTGTGGCTGCTGCTCGTACCCGACGTGGCGTTCGCGCTCTGCCTGGTCTCCGGCGTCTGGCTCACCAGCCAGGGCCAGCTCAGCGTCGGCGAGTTGGTGGCCTTCTTCGCCACGGCCACCGTGCTGCGCTTCCCCGTGGAGTCGATCGGGTTCCTGCTGTCGATGACCTTCGACACCCGCACCGCCACCGACCGGTTCTTCGACATCCTCGACACCCCGAACACCATCACCGACCCGCCCCGCCCGGTCACCATCACCGCTCCGCGCGGCCGGCTCGCGTTCGAGAACGTGCACTTCCGCTACGCCGACTCCCCTGAGCGCTTCCCCGACCTGCTCGACGGGGTCGACCTGGTGCTCGAACCCGGTGAGACCATGGCGCTGGTCGGGCTCACCGGCTCCGGCAAGTCCACCCTGACGGCGCTCACCACCCGGCTGTACGACGTGACGGATGGCTCGGTGACCCTCGACGGGGTCGACGTGCGGGCGCTGCGGCGTGAGGAGCTGCGTCGCCACATCGCCATGGCGTTCGAGGATGCGACGCTGTTCTCGGCATCCGTGCGCGACAACGTGCTGCTGGGCCGCCCGGAGTTCGACGAGCGGAGCCCAGAGGCCGACGCTGTGCTCGCCGAGGCGCTGGACATCGCCCAGGCCGGTTTTGTGCACGACCTACCCGACGGCGTCGACACGCTCGTCGGCGAGGAGGGCATGAGCCTGTCCGGCGGTCAGCGGCAGCGCGTGGCGCTGGCCCGGGCGGTCGCCGCAGCGCCCGCCGTGCTCGTGCTCGACGACCCGCTCTCGGCGCTCGACGTGAACACCGAGTCGCTCGTCGAAGCCGCGCTGCGCCGGGTGCTCGTCAAGACCACCGCGCTGATCGTGGCGCACCGCCCGTCCACGGTGATGCTCGCCGACCGGGTGGCGCTGCTGGAGAACGGTCGGGTCACCGCGGTCGGCCGGCACTCCGAACTGCTGGTCTCGAGCCCGCACTACAAGTTCGTCATCTCCAGCCTGGAAGACGAAGAACGACGAGAGTCCAACCGAACGGGAGAATCGCTGTGA
- a CDS encoding ABC transporter ATP-binding protein, whose translation MSVTGVEGEERLDYTKAESGQIRRRSLRLLGSLLFPVRWSVVVAMLVVVVSTAAQVAGPALIAYGIDKGLPALLNQDWMPLAATGAVYLVTGVTGALLIAWYTVLSARISQAVLIDLRKRVFLQTQRLSLEFHESYTSGRIISRQTSDLDAIRELLDSGINQLVQGLLYMVFTAIALVTLDGVSGLVLLVALVPLLALTRWFQVRSQHLFRRSRTASASLIVQFVETMTGIRAVKAFRTEPRNERVFGKLVEAYRLVNARVIQLFGVFDPGLILIGNVTVAVVLLVGGFRVADGQLAIGALLAALLYTRRFFDPMEEMAMFYNSYQSAAAALEKISGVLEEQPGVPDPIKPVDLWTSTGAVQFENVQFEYQADRVILPHFDLTLEPGQTIALVGSTGAGKSTLAKLISRFYDPSDGRVLLDGVDLRDLHPKDLRRAIVMVTQEAYLFSGSVADNIAIGKPEATRAEIEAAAQAVGAHDFIVGLPGGYDTDVNKRGGRVSAGQRQLISFARAFLADPAVLILDEATSSLDIPSERLVQEALQTLLSDRTAVIIAHRLSTVAIADRVLVMENGIIVEDGTPDMLISGTGRFSKLHAAWRESLV comes from the coding sequence GTGAGCGTCACCGGCGTCGAAGGCGAAGAACGCCTCGACTACACCAAAGCGGAAAGCGGCCAGATCCGCCGCCGGTCGCTGCGACTGCTCGGCTCGCTGCTGTTCCCGGTGCGCTGGTCGGTGGTCGTGGCGATGCTCGTCGTGGTCGTCTCCACGGCCGCGCAGGTCGCCGGCCCCGCCCTGATCGCCTATGGCATCGACAAGGGCCTGCCAGCCCTGCTCAACCAGGACTGGATGCCGCTGGCGGCCACCGGCGCGGTCTACCTGGTCACCGGTGTGACCGGCGCCCTGCTGATCGCCTGGTACACCGTGCTTTCCGCGCGCATCAGCCAGGCCGTGCTCATCGACCTGCGCAAGCGTGTCTTCCTGCAGACCCAGCGGCTGAGCCTCGAGTTCCACGAGTCGTACACTTCCGGGCGCATCATCTCCCGGCAGACCAGCGACCTGGATGCGATCCGCGAACTGCTCGACTCCGGCATCAACCAGCTCGTGCAGGGCTTGCTCTACATGGTGTTCACCGCCATCGCGCTGGTCACCCTCGACGGTGTGAGCGGGCTCGTGCTGCTCGTCGCCCTGGTGCCGTTGCTCGCGCTCACCCGCTGGTTCCAGGTGCGCTCGCAGCACCTGTTCCGCCGGTCGCGCACCGCCTCGGCGAGCCTGATCGTGCAGTTCGTCGAGACCATGACCGGCATCCGCGCCGTCAAGGCGTTCCGCACCGAACCGCGCAACGAACGGGTCTTCGGCAAGCTCGTCGAGGCGTACCGGCTGGTCAACGCCCGGGTCATCCAGCTGTTCGGGGTGTTCGACCCCGGGCTGATCCTGATCGGCAACGTCACCGTCGCCGTGGTGCTGCTGGTCGGGGGCTTCCGCGTCGCCGACGGTCAGCTGGCCATCGGAGCGCTGCTGGCCGCGCTGCTGTACACCCGCCGGTTCTTCGACCCGATGGAGGAGATGGCGATGTTCTACAACTCCTACCAGTCGGCCGCTGCCGCGCTGGAGAAGATCTCCGGAGTGCTCGAGGAACAGCCCGGCGTGCCCGACCCGATCAAGCCGGTGGACCTGTGGACGTCGACCGGAGCCGTGCAATTCGAGAACGTGCAGTTCGAGTACCAGGCCGACCGGGTCATCCTGCCGCACTTCGACCTCACCCTGGAGCCGGGGCAGACCATCGCCCTCGTCGGCTCCACGGGTGCGGGCAAGTCGACGTTGGCCAAGCTGATCTCGCGGTTCTACGACCCGTCCGACGGCCGAGTGCTGTTAGACGGCGTGGACCTGCGTGACCTGCACCCCAAGGACCTGCGCCGGGCCATCGTGATGGTGACCCAGGAGGCGTATCTGTTCAGCGGGAGCGTGGCCGATAACATCGCGATCGGCAAGCCCGAGGCCACCCGGGCGGAGATCGAGGCGGCGGCGCAGGCGGTTGGCGCGCACGACTTCATCGTGGGCCTGCCCGGCGGGTATGACACCGACGTGAACAAGCGCGGCGGCCGGGTCTCGGCCGGGCAGCGTCAGCTGATCTCGTTCGCTCGGGCATTCCTGGCCGACCCGGCGGTGCTGATCCTCGACGAGGCCACCTCGTCGCTGGACATTCCCAGCGAACGGTTGGTGCAGGAGGCTTTGCAGACCCTGCTCAGTGACCGCACCGCGGTGATCATCGCGCACCGGCTGTCGACCGTGGCGATCGCCGATCGGGTGCTCGTGATGGAGAACGGCATCATTGTGGAGGACGGCACCCCCGACATGCTCATCTCGGGCACCGGCCGGTTCTCCAAGCTGCACGCCGCCTGGCGCGAGTCCCTCGTCTAA
- the ddaH gene encoding dimethylargininase, with protein sequence MTTSGDSGIPDGTATIRTGKRALVRRPVDILAEGQITHIDRVPIDLELARSQWEGYVAALQAEGWATLEVAPAPDQPDSVFIEDAVILFGGTAVVASPGAPSRRGETAAAEAAVRDLGLTVHRLESPGTLDGGDVLKVGRTVYVGQSLRTNADGAAQLAAIVKPLGYTVVPVPVTRALHLKTAITALPDGTIIGYPPLVDDPSLFERFLPVPEAEGTAVVILDENTLLMSAAAPQTAALLTGLGYRTVTVDITEFEKLEGCVTCLSVRVR encoded by the coding sequence ATGACAACCTCCGGAGACTCTGGAATCCCTGACGGCACGGCAACCATCCGCACCGGAAAGCGCGCCCTCGTGCGCCGGCCCGTCGACATCCTCGCGGAGGGGCAGATCACCCATATCGACCGCGTGCCCATCGACCTCGAGCTGGCCCGCTCCCAGTGGGAGGGCTATGTCGCAGCCCTACAGGCTGAGGGTTGGGCCACCCTCGAGGTGGCACCGGCGCCCGACCAGCCCGACTCGGTGTTCATCGAGGACGCCGTGATCCTCTTCGGCGGCACCGCCGTGGTCGCGAGCCCCGGGGCGCCCAGCCGGCGCGGCGAGACCGCCGCCGCCGAGGCTGCCGTGCGCGACCTCGGCCTCACCGTGCATCGGCTAGAGTCGCCCGGCACCCTCGATGGCGGCGACGTGCTCAAGGTGGGCCGCACCGTGTACGTGGGCCAGAGTCTCCGCACCAACGCCGACGGCGCCGCGCAGCTGGCCGCCATCGTGAAACCGCTCGGGTACACCGTCGTGCCGGTTCCCGTGACCCGGGCCCTGCACCTCAAGACCGCGATCACCGCACTGCCGGACGGCACCATCATCGGCTACCCGCCCCTCGTGGACGACCCGAGCCTGTTCGAGAGGTTCCTGCCCGTGCCAGAGGCCGAGGGCACCGCCGTCGTGATCCTCGACGAGAACACCCTGCTGATGTCGGCCGCGGCCCCACAGACTGCCGCACTGCTCACCGGGCTCGGGTACCGCACCGTGACGGTCGACATCACCGAATTCGAGAAGCTCGAGGGCTGCGTCACCTGCCTGAGCGTACGGGTGCGCTGA